In the Hordeum vulgare subsp. vulgare chromosome 7H, MorexV3_pseudomolecules_assembly, whole genome shotgun sequence genome, one interval contains:
- the LOC123413043 gene encoding RING-H2 finger protein ATL39-like produces MPSSSSADLPWPARGGVVFDLGQGSALVLASYPVLLLLILLSAFVRYVWIALALYCAILIVLSCTGRLLAGPRVFVHDEARAAAERGGLSQASIAAIPAFVYGAGAGDGEAQCAVCLEALSGGEKARRMPVCAHTFHVGCIDMWFHSHATCPVCRCHVEPQKASKMSPLPPEPPLPPV; encoded by the coding sequence atgccgtcgtcgtcgtcagcgGACCTCCCGTGGCCTGCGCGCGGCGGCGTTGTCTTCGACCTCGGGCAGGGCAGTGCGCTGGTACTCGCTTCGTACCCGGTGCTCctgctcctcatcctcctctccgCGTTCGTCAGGTACGTGTGGATCGCGCTCGCGCTCTACTGCGCGATCCTGATCGTGCTCTCCTGCACCGGCCGCTTGCTCGCCGGGCCGCGGGTGTTCGTGCACGACGAGGCCAGGGCGGCCGCCGAGCGGGGCGGCCTATCGCAGGCGTCCATTGCGGCTATCCCGGCGTTCGTGTACGGTGCCGGTGCCGGCGACGGCGAGGCCCAGTGCGCGGTGTGCTTGGAGGCTCTGTCCGGCGGGGAGAAGGCGCGGCGGATGCCGGTGTGCGCGCACACGTTCCACGTCGGGTGCATCGACATGTGGTTCCACTCGCACGCGACATGCCCGGTCTGCCGGTGCCATGTCGAGCCGCAGAAGGCCAGCAAGATGTCGCCGTTGCCGCCAGAGCCGCCTCTGCCACCGGTGTAG